In Scophthalmus maximus strain ysfricsl-2021 chromosome 16, ASM2237912v1, whole genome shotgun sequence, the following proteins share a genomic window:
- the cdv3 gene encoding protein CDV3 homolog isoform X1, producing the protein MADMPTEKSLDDFFAKRDKKKKKEKGKGKEPAPGPMSAAMKKTKKEKEKTTKSDNQDSQVEKEDEEWKEFEQREVDYSGLRLQALQMSDEKEEEEYEKEEFGEDGEIILVSGDKVSGPWNKSGGAPPPAAVPVEEEEVPESKPSGVYRPPGARLTSSRRGPSQGPPEIFNDTQFPSLMATAKHVETRKDREMEKTFEVVKHRNRGREETGGTSMQHLQLDNQYAILGDK; encoded by the exons ATGGCGGATATGCCGACGGAGAAGAGCCTGGACGATTTCTTTGCGAAGCgggataaaaagaagaagaaggagaaggggaagggCAAAGAGCCGGCCCCCGGCCCCATGTCGGCCGCCATGAAGAAGaccaagaaggagaaggagaagacgacTAAGAGCGACAACCAGGACTCGCAGGTCGAGAAG GAGGACGAGGAGTGGAAGGAGTTTGAGCAGAGGGAAGTGGACTACAGCGGCCTCCGGCTGCAGGCTCTACAGATGAG tgatgagaaggaggaagaggagtatgAGAAGGAGGAGTTTGGTGAGGATGGAGAGATCATTTTGGTCAGTGGAGACAAAGTGTCGGGGCCCTGGAACAAATCTGGAGGtgctccgcctcctgctgctgtgccCGTGG aagaggaagaggtgccTGAGTCGAAGCCTTCTGGGGTATATCGCCCTCCAGGGGCTCGACTGACCAGTTCCAGACGAGGTCCCAGTCAGGGCCCCCCTGAGATCTTCAATGACACCCAGTTCCCATCTTTAATGGCCACTGCTAAGCACGTGGAGACACGCAA GGACCGAGAGATGGAGAAGACCTTTGAGGTGGTGAAACACAGGAACCGTGGTCGAGAGGAGACCGGCGGTACTTCCATGCAGCACTTGCAGCTTGACAACCAGTACGCCATCCTGGGGGATAAGTAG
- the cdv3 gene encoding protein CDV3 homolog isoform X2 — translation MADMPTEKSLDDFFAKRDKKKKKEKGKGKEPAPGPMSAAMKKTKKEKEKTTKSDNQDSQVEKDEEWKEFEQREVDYSGLRLQALQMSDEKEEEEYEKEEFGEDGEIILVSGDKVSGPWNKSGGAPPPAAVPVEEEEVPESKPSGVYRPPGARLTSSRRGPSQGPPEIFNDTQFPSLMATAKHVETRKDREMEKTFEVVKHRNRGREETGGTSMQHLQLDNQYAILGDK, via the exons ATGGCGGATATGCCGACGGAGAAGAGCCTGGACGATTTCTTTGCGAAGCgggataaaaagaagaagaaggagaaggggaagggCAAAGAGCCGGCCCCCGGCCCCATGTCGGCCGCCATGAAGAAGaccaagaaggagaaggagaagacgacTAAGAGCGACAACCAGGACTCGCAGGTCGAGAAG GACGAGGAGTGGAAGGAGTTTGAGCAGAGGGAAGTGGACTACAGCGGCCTCCGGCTGCAGGCTCTACAGATGAG tgatgagaaggaggaagaggagtatgAGAAGGAGGAGTTTGGTGAGGATGGAGAGATCATTTTGGTCAGTGGAGACAAAGTGTCGGGGCCCTGGAACAAATCTGGAGGtgctccgcctcctgctgctgtgccCGTGG aagaggaagaggtgccTGAGTCGAAGCCTTCTGGGGTATATCGCCCTCCAGGGGCTCGACTGACCAGTTCCAGACGAGGTCCCAGTCAGGGCCCCCCTGAGATCTTCAATGACACCCAGTTCCCATCTTTAATGGCCACTGCTAAGCACGTGGAGACACGCAA GGACCGAGAGATGGAGAAGACCTTTGAGGTGGTGAAACACAGGAACCGTGGTCGAGAGGAGACCGGCGGTACTTCCATGCAGCACTTGCAGCTTGACAACCAGTACGCCATCCTGGGGGATAAGTAG